A window of Ranitomeya variabilis isolate aRanVar5 chromosome 2, aRanVar5.hap1, whole genome shotgun sequence contains these coding sequences:
- the LOC143808516 gene encoding uncharacterized protein LOC143808516, with product MSDHRHADQLITRRLWEEVCSAVMDNWEELDAGAQDLARNRIIVRWRSIRDRFKREFNKEMQAPSGSRGRRSRYKHARALSFLRSTLLSRSTFCSTREPASELQPSGAIPRESATGDHVDPSVSAPTLLFDPSASSTSAGAAGRTSSLEAAGDELEFPLPHPSATAATSRPTLWSGRQRQRGQERSYAPDFLHLNASFHSAIKLLSEQTSAGYNMLNKSILELSSRLDRMQSDANQSPRHCFFQAVLRHMENLTPDLQMHVMQGCHTALAQAISHAPPPTLHVSTPFPSQSTVYPPIRPPPVRPPPVHSTPSSFVPSPLSLSQFLTSPFHSSPLTSPLSIPATPSYLTHTTSAPQVSTQPHVFTTHSTSVPPRDVLSPTLDVVRPPVSPSATISTQNYENL from the exons atgtcggaccaccgccatgctgaccagttaatcacccgacggctatgggaggaagtgtgcagtgctgttatggataactgggaggaactcgatgctggggcccaggatctagcgc gtaacaggattatcgtgcggtggcggtcaatcagggatcgcttcaagagggagtttaataaggagatgcaggccccgagtggatctagaggacgcaggagcagatacaaacatgccagagccctgtcgttcctacggtcgacgctgctgagcagaag cactttctgcagcactcgggagcctgcatcagagttgcagccctctggagcgatccctcgagagtccgccaccggggaccacgtcgacccctctgtttctgcacctacccttttgtttgatccctcagcctcatccaccagcgctggagcagcagggcggacttcgtcacttgaagctgcaggtgatgagttagagttccctttaccccacccctctgccactgccgcaacttctagaccaactttgtggtcaggacggcagcgccagagaggtcaggaaaggagctatgcgcctgactttttgcatctgaatgcatcctttcacagtgccatcaagcttttgagtgagcaaacgtctgctgggtacaatatgcttaacaaaagcatacttgaactcagcagtcgtcttgataggatgcaatcagatgcaaaccagtcaccaaggcactgtttttttcaggcggtcctcaggcacatggaaaatctaactcctgacctgcagatgcatgtgatgcaaggctgccacactgctctagcgcaggcgatatcccatgcccctccacctacccttcatgtgtcaacacctttcccctctcaatccaccgtctatcctcccatccgtcctcctcctgtacgtcctcctcccgtccattctactccttcgtcatttgttccttccccccttagtctttcccagtttttaacgtcccccttccattcttcccctttaacttctccgttatcaatcccagcaacaccttcatacctcacacacaccacatctgcacctcaagtctctacacaacctcatgttttcaccacccattcc